The Rattus norvegicus strain BN/NHsdMcwi chromosome 20, GRCr8, whole genome shotgun sequence genomic interval TGTTGGCTACTTTCCATGTGGATTAGAGATAATTTTCAGTGTTGAATAGTCCAGATAATCAGAAGAATTTAGCAGTGTGAGGAGAACTTTGAAGCTGAGTAGATAGCTCAAAGTGCATGAGGAAAGTGATTGTCAGAAAAAGTTGTTCATTTGCAGGTCTTAGGTTTTTGAGTAGGTAAATGTTTTGGATGGATTAAATTTTATAAAgataaatgtaagtaaaaatggAATGGAAAACTGGAGCAAGATTTAGGGAGTTAGTTCTTTGGAGTAAAGTTAAAATGAATGAGTAGACAAAATCATGTTCTCAGTGCTCTTTTTCCAGTGGAATGTATAATTTCAAAGGCACCAAgcacttacatttaaaatatttaagtgttTGCTAAGACTGTTTCCAGCATTATATAATTAAACATTTAACAttccttacttctttttttattttaaatagaaagaaatgcaggaattgAAGCTAAATAGCAACAATTCTGCATCCCCTCATCGCTGGCCTGCAGAACATTACCGACAAGACCCAGTTCCTGATGGGTATCAGGGGTCACAAACTTTTCATGGGGCTCCACTAACAGGTGAGCTGGCAACTAAACAAACCCTGTATTCCAATAAAATACCTCTCTTTTtagattctttctctttttttatagtGCTAAGACTTAAACTTAGAGCCTCATGCTTGCTAGATAGGTGTTCTACTCTGATCTCTATATACCCCAGCTCAGTCCTCTTGGCCCTATTTAAATAGGTAACTTGTGAATTTAACTTGTTTGTGGTTTTGTACATTTTAGAATATAtctgctgggttggggatttagctcagtgaggccctgggttcggtccccagctccgaaaaaaaaaaaaaaagactatatctGCTTAACTGTTTACAAAAACACTATATTTAGTACACTGAAATTTTATAAATCCAATCAGAGAATAAACAAGTTTTAATACTCTAAATATATTAAAGCTTAATCTTTTTATGTGCATACATTGTAGCTATCCTGTGAAATGTTTCATAAATTGAAACATGTTAACTAATATAGTTATATACTAAGAGGTGCCTAATAAGAATTTAAACCTCTTGAGTTATTTTGAtggtttttttattcatttattttgatcgTGAGCCTATCCTTTAATTGctaagttatctctccagcccttattttgaaacattatgattattcaaaggaaaactcatagtgagTTGTTCTCTTGCCATTTATTTACTAGTtaccctttctgtctgtctatcatatcTATTTAtagctgtttgtctgtctgtctacttatttagggttttactatgtagctctggttggcttggaactcaactgtgtagaccaggctggcctcaaattaaaAAACTCATTTACCTGCCTCTTCCTACCAACTTCTAGGCATGCACCCCCACAGCTGGCTCTGTAATAAGTTTTTCATGATACTTGCTTTACATAATTACTATGagtttttgtgtatgtgcagatagttatgaaatattttttactATGTAGTAAACACTAATAGTGTTATtaatagtggttttttttttttttttgtgggtagCTATGTGCAAAAGTACATTTTGTAGGTTATTTTATCACAGTTCCTGGTTTGTAAATACTATTGGTAAACTTggttttatagatgagaaaatagCTTTAGAAGGGTTATTCATTATTAATCACTGTACAGCTAGTTACCCATAGATGTGTCAATTACCCCTAATTCAGAAGCAACTTTCCAGTATGATACATGCCTCCTGGTATTCCTATTCTGAATTTCTGAAATTCTGAAATCTGAAATTCTTCAAAACCTGAAACTTTGAGTGTTGTCACAGTATTTTAAGTGGAAAAACCCTATACCATACATTCATATGACAGGTTGTTGTCAAAATATATTCACTGAAAATGTGTAAAATTGCCAGGCATGCTGTGGTAGCAAACATGCGTGTAATCTAGTACTCAAGATGCTAAGCTAGGAAGATCAcaagtctaaggccagcctggcttgcatagtaaggccctgtctcaaacaaatccATAGACCTTTAGGATGTATACGGATGAATTTATGAAATATGGATGGATATAGTAGTACTTGCATTCTATTCTTAcgacattttatatatatgtaaatattcagATGTCTGAAATAACATTTGGCACCAAAAATTTGGACAAGAGATACTTAACTAGAACAATAATGTATATTGATTGGGGAGGTAGGTGAGCAGCATTTTACTTGAGCCCAGACTATTCTAGAGCCTATGATATAGAATCACTGACTTACAGTGATTCTCCTGTCACTGCCTGAGGGGCGGGATTGAAGGTGTGAACCACTGGTCCCTTGAGTGCatgttgttttctaattgctttcAAACCAGGAAGGTTAGAGTGAGATTTAGATAAGCACAATTTGTGTTTGGTTCATAGAGCCACACTTAAAGaaatcactgtttttttttctctctctctctttttttttttcctggagctgaggaccttgcacttgctaggcaagcgctctaccactgagctaaatctccaacccccactGTTTTCTTCTCACAGTGATTTCTAAGTTTTAGCCAAGTTTTGTGAAGTTAAACTCAAATGTCATATGTTACAGGGGACAATAGGCTGGCTGGCCTAGAGTTTATTAGTGACTGTGTGCAGTGGTTACTTCAGCCTCTCTTTGGTTACTGTTTGCATTTCTCCTGTGCATAGGCAAAAAATGTAACGTTCATGTTTCTCATTCTTGTAATGACAGAATTGTGATGACTAGTACAACTTGTTTTATAGTTATGAAAACCTTAAAATTGCTTGTTGATGACAGGGTCATAAGCTTATTGGTAGCTCTCTCCACCCCCTTCATGTTCATAGTAACAATAGACAGAAGAATTCTTGTTTTCTAAAAATGAGATTCCTAGAAGGTAAAGATAAGTAAACATACTTGGAAATATTGAGCAATGTAAAGAAAACTACAAATTAACtatcctttaaaaacaaagtctttaaaatGGTTTccttttatgcatatgggtgttttgtttgcatgtatgtctgtgtaccacgtgtgCCTAGTACCTGAGGCCAGATAAAGATGTCGGAtcacctggaactagagttaataATTATGAGCTACCAACCTTGTACTTCTAGAAActtaaactgctgagccacctctccacccccccccccccccgaaacaTTTGGAACATTGTCATTTCGAtcttaaaatgattttatgaGATTGttactatatttatatatatgtgtgtgtgtgtgtgtttgtgtgtgtatacacatcatgctttttaaatgttactttaaatttgaaacatttttaaaaaaaatctttgaaagtgCTGTTATTGACCATATGCAAACGATCACATGACCATATTTCCTTATATGCAAATATTGCCAGTATTCTTTTTTATAATGTTTTAGTTTGTGCTCCTCTAAATAATGTTTGGACACATTTTTCAGGTTAGAATCTTAGaaatttcatcttattttattgTGCTGAAGCTTAAACCTAAGGCTTAATTGAATTGAACTATACTCTCAAACTCCAGGCATTTTAGCagttctgtttttgcttttattactaGTACCTAATAGCACCATCTTGTACTCTATATTATACAAAAACTCTAAACTGTACAAAAACCTGGCCTGAGTTATAAGAACAAAATATTAccagttttaatatttttacataataCGTGCTCTGCACTTTGTAGTCTCTTGAATTTTCCTTCCAAATTGTCTAGTCACATACCgggttttttttattaagtttataTGAACTTCTAATTTTTTGTCCCACTGAGTCACTGTCAGACTTAACTAATTTTAATTGTAGactaaaaaaattatttcctttttattgtatatataaatatatgtttgactgcatgtatgtatgtgctctgTAGGCATACAGTGCTTGtggcagacagttgtgagttgccatgtgaaTGTGTGGATAACTGTTAAGCCCAGTTTTCAGATTCTTGTCTCATGTCAATCAACTTGTAGTTTCCTTGCATGTTTCTTCCTCCTCACAGGAGTTCTAAAACAGCATTCCATTAGGTTTTCAGGTTCAAACATGGAGAGCCACTTacttttcttctatagtttttaCTGCTTTTTTTAGAATTACTTGTTTACAATTCCAGTTTTTTACTTCATGTACAGTATGAAACATCTTTTGGTTTTTCGTTCTGGTAAAACTGTCATAGAACAGATTAAGCATACCATTATagttttgcatttgtgtgtgtgtgtgtgtgtgtgtgtgtgtgtgtccgtctgtgcgcttgtatgtgtgtgtacattccaCAGcatctgtagaggtcagaagacaaccctctacctttactctttttgtagAATTAAAGTCATTGCTAGGTTTATGTGGTGaccatctttacctgctgagctatgtAGTTGGCCTCATGCTTATCGACCCTTTTCATAATTGTACTGGGTCATTTAAGCTTAAATCTCAGTAATAGTCATACTCTGCAGTCCTGTCATCctgtagattttcttttaaatatttaggcCATCACATGCATTTTGGCTACTAAATCCTTTTTGATTACTTTTTTCCTAATGTTGAGCAGTTCTGTGCTTTTGCATTCTGCTGATCTTAGATGGACcatttactttctttgttttcGTTTGAGAGAAGATCTCACACTAGGTAGCTTTAGCTGAAACTTAAAGAAATCTACCTAACTTTTCGAGTGTGGGAGATCAATTGGCATATGTCACTGTGCCCTGCTCTGGCATGTTTGTTAAGTATTTGTTCTCATTGATAATAGCAgtgttattttttattctttttgtcatttaatttttttgagttctttgtttactAATTGCTTTATGGTATACTTTAGtgtgtaaaaatgtaaaattctgAATAAAACTTCCTTTGATTCTTATATTTATAATTCTTGTCTAGGTAGTATTTTAAATTGTAGAatagacttttaacattgttttctttttcttttcttttgtttgtgtcttttttttttttttttttttagttgcaaCTACTGGCCCTTCAGTATATTATAGTCAGTCACCTGCATATAATTCCCAGTATCTTCTCAGACCAGCAGCTAATGTAACTCCCACAAAGGTAACAAAGGAAAAGTGTATACAATAATaactatttacattttaaatgtttagatttcttttaaagaaattgaaaagagtAGTTCAGTATTGGAGGATATGTGACGTTTGATTTAGGCATTTCTTAGTCATCTTTGTATTAACAATAAGTTGGAACATttggaatattttaaatgtaggaGGACTGGGTGGTTTTGGCCCTTGTGTTATTCTGTTTTGATAGGAATAAAGCTAGTTATTCTTGCTTGGTTAGCTGATTTATTGCCATCCTATTGACTCAACCCGGATATTATGACGGTAATAGTCTAGGACAGAGCTGGGGATGCACTGATACACTTAGATCCTTATTCTTATGCTCACTGTCAActtggcactttttttttaaaacctgtgtACCTCTTAGGCCACctatttttaaatgagaataaTACTAAAGTTAATAAGAGTTTTTGAGGCCCCTAAAGTAAGTAAAAATGTTTACAACAGTGCCTAGTTGTTATATTAATAAATGATTAATGAATTTTAGTAATAATCATTACGGTTAACCTTTAGTAATTGTTTAgtgaatgaagaaaatatattttttaatcattgtaaGTACAGATTTTGGAGGTGCTGTcttatcaaatatatattcaggTTGTCTTTGCAGTACCATTGGTGCTCGTTAAGGTGTTGTGTGCATTGGTGCTTTCTGCTGAGTGATACTCTAATTTGAGGGTTGTGAGAGTTGATTAGTTTGTagatttttatagttttaagaataATCCATaaagtattttgattttttttttcttttagggtcCAGTTTATGGCATGAATAGGCTTCCACCTCaacaacatatttatgcataTTCACAACAGATGCACACACCACCAGTGCAAAGTTCATCTTCTTGTATGTTCTCTCAGGAAATGTATGGTCCTCCCTTGCGTTTTGAGTCTCCTGCAACAGGAATTCTATCACCCAGGGGTGATGATTACTTTAATTACAATGTTCAGCAGACAAGCACAAATCCACCTTTGCCAGAACCAGGGTATTTCACAAAGCCTCCACTTGTAGCTCATGCTTCAAGATCGGGAGAATCAAAGGTTATAGAATTTGGAAAATCCAATTTTGTTCAGCCCATGCAGGGTGAAGTAATAAGGCCACCTTTGGCAACACCAGCACATACAACACAGCCAACTCCCTTTAAATTTAACTCAAATTTCAAATCAAATGACGGTGACTTCACATTTTCATCACCACAGGTAGTGACACAGTCTCCTTCAACAGCTTACAGTAACAGTGAAAGTCTTTTAGGTCTCCTGACCTCAGATAAACCTTTACAAGGAGATGGCTATAGTGGACTAAAACCAATATCAGCTCAAACTGGTGGGTCTCGGAATACATTCAGTTTTGGAAGCAAAAGTACACTTACAGAAAACATGGGCCCAAATCAGCAGAAAAATTTTGGTTTTCGTCGAAGTGATGATATGTTTACTTTTCACGGTCCAGGAAAGTCCATATTTACAACACCTACTTCAGAACTGGCAAATAAAAGTCATGAAACAGATGGAGGAAGTGCTCATGGAGATGAAGAGGATGATGGTCCTCACTTTGAGCCTGTGGTACCTCTTCCTGACAAGATAGAAGTAAAAACGggtgaggaagatgaagaagaattcTTTTGCAATCGTGCAAAGTTGTTCCGTTTTGATGGTGAATCCAAAGAATGGAAGGAACGTGGGATAGGCAATGTAAAAATACTAAGGCACAAAACATCTGGTAAAATTCGCCTTCTGATGAGACGAGAGCAAGTATTAAAGATCTGTGCAAATCATTATATAAGCCCCGATATGAAACTGACACCAAATGCTGGCTCAGATAGATCTTTTGTATGGCATGCCCTTGATTATGCAGATGAATTGCCCAAACCAGAACAGCTTGCAATTAGATTCAAAACTCCTGAGGAAGCAGCACTATTTAAGTGTAAATTTGAAGAGGCCCAGAACATTTTAAAAGCCTTAGGAACAAATGCCTCTACAGCAGCAAATCATACTCTTAGAATTGTCAAAGAACCTGCAACTCAGGATAACAAGGACATTTGCAAATCTGATGGTGGAAACTTGAACTTTGAATTCCAGATTGTAAAGAAGGAAGGGCCTTTCTGGAATTGTAACAGCTGCTCGTTTAAGAATGCTGCAACTGCTACGAAATGTGTATCATGCCAAAATACAAAACCAACGAATGGCAAAGAGCTCCTAGGTTCACCATTAGTTGAAAATGGCTTTGCTTCTAAAACTGGCCCAGAAAATGTTCAAGATCGATTTGCATTGATGACTCCAAATAAAGAAGGTCACTGGGATTGCAGTGTTTGTTTAGTAAGAAACGAACCCACTGTATCTAGGTGCATTGCATGTCAGAACACAAAGTCTGCTAACAAAAATGGGTCTTCCTTTGCTCAAACTTCTTTCAAATTTGGCCAGGGAGATCTTTCTAAGTCTGCTGACAGTGACTTCAGGTCTGTGTTTTCTAAAAAAGAAGGTCAGTGGGATTGCAGTATATGCCTAGTCCGAAATGAAGCAAGCTCTACAAAATGTGTTGCTTGTCAGAACCCAGCAAAACAGGCTCCTGTCTCATCACCTGCTTCTTTTAAGGCTGGCACTTCAGATGTAAGTAAAACTTCAAAGAGTGGATTTGATGACATGTTTGCTAAGAAAGAAGGACAGTGGGATTGTAGTTTGTGCTCAGTGagaaatgaagcaaatgctgtaaaGTGTGTTGCTTGTCAGAATCCAGTTAAACCCAGTTCATCTACCACTGTTACAGTACTTCCCTCTTTCAAGTTTGGTACCTCAGAGATGACTAAGCCTCCCAGGAGTGGATTTGAGGGCATGTTCGCCAAGAAGGAAGGACAATGGGATTGCAGCTTGTGTTTTGTCCGAAATGAAGCAAGTGCTTCTCAATGTATTGCTTGTCAGAATCCAAATAAGCAGAATCAGCCTACATCtgctgtatcagctcctgcctcttcAGAGACAAGCAAATCTCCAAAGTGTGGTTTTGAAGGCTTGTTTACCAGAAAGGAAGGCGAGTGGGAGTGTACTGTTTGTTCTGTACAAAATGAGAGCTCTTCCCTAAAATGTGTGTCTTGTGATGCCTCCAAGCCAACTCATAAGCCTATTGCAGAAGCTCCTTCAGCTTTCACAGTGGGCTCAAAGTCACAGTTAAATGAATCTGCAGGAAGTCAAGTGGGAACAGAATTCAAAAGTAACTTtccagaaaagaattttaaagttGGCATATCAGAGCAGAAATTTAAATTTGGGCATGTGGATCAAGAAAAAACACCCTCCTTCACCTTTCAGGGTTCTTCTAATACAGAATTTAAGTCAATCAAGGATGGATTTAGTTTTTGCATTCCTGTATCTGCTGATGGGTTTAAGTTTGGCATTCAGGAGAAGGGAAATCAAGAGAAGAAGAGTGAGAAACATCTTGAAAATGATCCTGGTTTCCAAGCTCATGATACTAGTGGTCAGAAGAATGGTAGTGGTGTGGTCTTTGGTCAGACAAGCAGCACCTTCACCTTTGCAGATCTTGCAAAGTCAACTTCAAGAGAAGGATTTCAGTTTGGCAAGAAAGACCCTAATTTCAAGGGATTTTCAGGTGCAGGAGAAAAATTATTCTCATCACAAAGTGGCAAAGTGGCTGAGAAAGCAAATACTTCTGATCTTGAGAAAGATGACGATGCCTATAAGACCGAGGACAGCGATGACATCCATTTTGAACCAGTAGTGCAGATGCCGGAAAAAGTGGAACTTGTAACAGGGGAAGAAGATGAAAAAGTTTTGTATTCTCAAAGGGTGAAATTATTTAGATTTGATGCTGAGATAAGTCAGTGGAAAGAAAGAGGTTTGGGGAActtaaaaattctcaaaaatgaaGTCAATGGTAAACTAAGAATGCTGATGCGAAGAGAACAAGTACTAAAAGTTTGTGCCAATCATTGGATAACCACTACGATGAACCTGAAGCCTCTCTCAGGGTCAGATAGAGCATGGATGTGGCTAGCCAGTGATTTCTCAGATGGCGATGCTAAACTGGAACAATTGGCTGCAAAGTTTAAAACGCCAGAACTAGCTGAAGAATTCAAGCAGAAATTTGAGGAGTGTCAAAGACTTCTCTTAGACATTCCACTTCAGACACCCCATAAACTTGTAGATACTGGCAGGGCTGCTAAATTAATACAAAGAGCTGAGGAAATGAAGAGCGGACTGAAAGATTTCAAAACATTTTTGACAAATGATCAAGCAaaagtgactgaggaagagaacACAAGTTCAGGTGCAGATGCTTCCAGTGCCTCAGACACTACAGTCAAGCAAAACCCTGATAACACTGGGCCCGCCTTAGAATGGGATAACTATGACTTACGGGAAGACGCCTTGGATGACAGTGTCAGCAGCAGCTCAGTTCATGCTTCTCCATTGGCAAGCAGCCCTGTGCGGAAAAACCTCTTCCGCTTTGGTGAGTCAACTACAGGATTTAACTTCAGTTTTAAATCTGCTCTGAGTCCATCTAAGTCTCCTGCCAAGTTGAACCAGAGTGGAACTTCAGTTGGCACTGATGAAGAGTCTGATGTTActcaagaagaagagagagatggaCAGTACTTTGAACCTGTTGTTCCCTTACCTGATCTAATTGAAGTATCCAGTGGTGAGGAAAATGAACAAGTTGTTTTTAGTCACAGAGCAAAGCTCTACAGATATGATAAAGATGTTGGTCAGTGGAAAGAAAGAGGCATTGGAGATATAAAAATTTTACAGAATTACGATAATAAACAGGTTCGCATAGTGATGAGAAGGGACCAGGTATTAAAACTTTGTGCCAATCATAGGATAACTCCAGATATGACTTTGCAAACTATGAAAGGGACTGAAAGAGTATGGGTGTGGACTGCATGTGATTTtgcagatggagaaagaaaaatagaacattTAGCTGTTCGTTTTAAACTACAAGATGTTGCAGACTCATTTAAGAAAATTTTTGATGAAGCAAAAACAGCACAAGAAAAAGATTGTTTGATAACACCTCATGTTTCTCATCTGAGCACCCCTAGAGAGTCACCATGTGGCAAAATTGCTATTGCTGTCTTAGAAGAAACCACAAGAGAAAGGACAGATTTAACTCAAGGAGATGAGGTAGTAGATACAACTTCAGAGGCTGGAGAAACATCTAGCACTTCTGAAACAACACCAAAAGCAGTAGTTTCTCCTCCTAAGTTTGTATTTGGCTCTGAATCTGTTAAAAGCATTTTTAGTAGTGAAAAATCAAAGCCATTTGCATTTGGCAACAGTTCAGCCACTGGTTCTTTGTTTGGATTTAGTTTTAATGCACCTTTGAAAAATAGCAATAGTGAAATTAGTTCAATAGTCCAGAGTGGATCTGAAGGGAAAGTAGACCCTGACAAAGGCGAGCTGCCACCGAACTCTGACATCAAGCAATCTTCTGATGGCAAAGTCAAGAATCTCATTGCCTTTTCAAAAGAGACCTCTTCAACGTTtaaaacaccagaaaagggtaAGTACTTAGTCTTTACAGctaagtagattttttttaaatgtttacctttGACTCTTTATAGGAAACTCATTTTAGTCAAAGTTGTCA includes:
- the Ranbp2 gene encoding E3 SUMO-protein ligase RanBP2, which gives rise to MRRSKAEVERYIASVQGSAPSPREKSMKGFYFAKLYYEAKEYDLAKKYISTYINVQERDPKAHRFLGLLYEIEENTDKAVECYKRSVELNPTQKDLVLKIAELLCKNDVTDGRAKYWVERAAKLFPGSPAIYKLKEQLLDCKGEDGWNKLFDLIQSELYARPDDVHVNIRLVELYRSNKRLKDAVAHCHEADRNMALRSSLEWNSCVVQTLKEYLESLQCLDSDKSTWRATNKDLLLAYSNLMLLTLSTRDVQESRELLESFDSALQSVKSSVGGNDELSATFLETKGHFYMHVGSLLLKMGQQSDIQWRALSELAALCYLIAFQVPRPKVKLIKGETGQNLLEMMAHDRLSQSGHMLLNLSRGKQDFLKEVVESFANKSGQSALCDALFSSQSSKDRSFLGNDDIGNLDGQVPDLDDLARYDTGAVRAHSGSLQHLTWLGLQWNSLPTLPAIRKWLKQLFHHLPQETSRLETNAPESICILDLEVFLLGVIYTSHLQLREKSNSHHTSYQPLCLPLPVCRQLCTERQKSWWDAVCTLIHRKALPGTSAKLRLLVQREINSLRGQEKHGLQPALLVHWAQSLQKTGSSLNSFYDQREYIGRSVHYWRKVLPLLKMIRKKNSIPEPIDPLFKHFHSVDIQVSEIGEYEEDAHITFAILDAVNGNIEDAMTAFESIKNVVSYWNLALIFHRKAEDIENDALSPEEQEECKNYLRKTRDYLIKILDDSDSNISVVQKLPVPLESVKEMLNSVMQELEDYSEGGTLYKNGCFRSADSELKHSTPSPTKYSLSPSKSYKYSPKTPPRWAEDQNSLLKMICQQVEAIKKEMQELKLNSNNSASPHRWPAEHYRQDPVPDGYQGSQTFHGAPLTVATTGPSVYYSQSPAYNSQYLLRPAANVTPTKGPVYGMNRLPPQQHIYAYSQQMHTPPVQSSSSCMFSQEMYGPPLRFESPATGILSPRGDDYFNYNVQQTSTNPPLPEPGYFTKPPLVAHASRSGESKVIEFGKSNFVQPMQGEVIRPPLATPAHTTQPTPFKFNSNFKSNDGDFTFSSPQVVTQSPSTAYSNSESLLGLLTSDKPLQGDGYSGLKPISAQTGGSRNTFSFGSKSTLTENMGPNQQKNFGFRRSDDMFTFHGPGKSIFTTPTSELANKSHETDGGSAHGDEEDDGPHFEPVVPLPDKIEVKTGEEDEEEFFCNRAKLFRFDGESKEWKERGIGNVKILRHKTSGKIRLLMRREQVLKICANHYISPDMKLTPNAGSDRSFVWHALDYADELPKPEQLAIRFKTPEEAALFKCKFEEAQNILKALGTNASTAANHTLRIVKEPATQDNKDICKSDGGNLNFEFQIVKKEGPFWNCNSCSFKNAATATKCVSCQNTKPTNGKELLGSPLVENGFASKTGPENVQDRFALMTPNKEGHWDCSVCLVRNEPTVSRCIACQNTKSANKNGSSFAQTSFKFGQGDLSKSADSDFRSVFSKKEGQWDCSICLVRNEASSTKCVACQNPAKQAPVSSPASFKAGTSDVSKTSKSGFDDMFAKKEGQWDCSLCSVRNEANAVKCVACQNPVKPSSSTTVTVLPSFKFGTSEMTKPPRSGFEGMFAKKEGQWDCSLCFVRNEASASQCIACQNPNKQNQPTSAVSAPASSETSKSPKCGFEGLFTRKEGEWECTVCSVQNESSSLKCVSCDASKPTHKPIAEAPSAFTVGSKSQLNESAGSQVGTEFKSNFPEKNFKVGISEQKFKFGHVDQEKTPSFTFQGSSNTEFKSIKDGFSFCIPVSADGFKFGIQEKGNQEKKSEKHLENDPGFQAHDTSGQKNGSGVVFGQTSSTFTFADLAKSTSREGFQFGKKDPNFKGFSGAGEKLFSSQSGKVAEKANTSDLEKDDDAYKTEDSDDIHFEPVVQMPEKVELVTGEEDEKVLYSQRVKLFRFDAEISQWKERGLGNLKILKNEVNGKLRMLMRREQVLKVCANHWITTTMNLKPLSGSDRAWMWLASDFSDGDAKLEQLAAKFKTPELAEEFKQKFEECQRLLLDIPLQTPHKLVDTGRAAKLIQRAEEMKSGLKDFKTFLTNDQAKVTEEENTSSGADASSASDTTVKQNPDNTGPALEWDNYDLREDALDDSVSSSSVHASPLASSPVRKNLFRFGESTTGFNFSFKSALSPSKSPAKLNQSGTSVGTDEESDVTQEEERDGQYFEPVVPLPDLIEVSSGEENEQVVFSHRAKLYRYDKDVGQWKERGIGDIKILQNYDNKQVRIVMRRDQVLKLCANHRITPDMTLQTMKGTERVWVWTACDFADGERKIEHLAVRFKLQDVADSFKKIFDEAKTAQEKDCLITPHVSHLSTPRESPCGKIAIAVLEETTRERTDLTQGDEVVDTTSEAGETSSTSETTPKAVVSPPKFVFGSESVKSIFSSEKSKPFAFGNSSATGSLFGFSFNAPLKNSNSEISSIVQSGSEGKVDPDKGELPPNSDIKQSSDGKVKNLIAFSKETSSTFKTPEKAREKNKPEDPPSDTDILIVYELTPTPEQKALAEKLLLPSTFFCYKNRPGYVSEEEEDDEDFEMAVKKLNGKLYVDDSEKPLEENLADNDKECVIVWEKKPTVEERAKADTLKLPPTFFCGVCSDTDEDNGNGEDFQSELRKVQEAQKSQSEKVTNTVGIEQTGETEATNPDGSKSEEPDSDTKHSSSSPVPGTMDKPVDLSTKKETDMEFPSQGESKTVLFGFGSGTGLSFADLASSNSGDFAFGPKDKNFQWANTGAAVFGTQSTSKDGDDEDGSDEDVVHNEDIHFEPIVSLPEVEVKSGEEDEEVLFKERAKLYRWDRDVSQWKERGIGDIKILWHSVKNYYRILMRRDQVFKVCANHVITKAMELKPLNFSNNALVWTASDYADGEAKIEQLAVRFKTKEITECFKKKIEECQQNIMKLQNGQVSLAAELSKETNPVVFFDVCVDGEPLGRIIMELFSNIVPQTAENFRALCTGEKGFGFKNSIFHRVVPDFICQGGDITKYNGTGGQSIYGDKFDDENFDLKHTGPGLLSMANCGQNTNSSQFFITLKKAEHLDFKHVVFGFVKDGMDTVRKIESFGSPKGSVSRRICITECGQL